Proteins from one Listeria weihenstephanensis genomic window:
- a CDS encoding WxL domain-containing protein, which yields MYSKLKWVLVVPLVLASFGMYSGETLAAAYKSKADMILEGKVEIVPPVNPVDPTKPVKPVKPGKPGTPGPLSIDYASSIQFGKHKIADKDVTFYANLEQVIQLEDGKQLEVPNYVQVTDDRGNNGGWQLNVKQASQLKNGNHVLEGAQLTLLNTKLASPSHGNEPIVNKNIELNPVSGESSQVMFAKADQGTGTWVSMFGGDVNEGKSSIKLTVPGETKKYEGNYSTTLIWELLDSPI from the coding sequence ATGTATAGCAAATTAAAATGGGTGTTAGTCGTCCCGCTTGTGTTGGCTAGTTTTGGGATGTACAGTGGCGAAACGTTAGCTGCTGCCTATAAATCTAAGGCGGATATGATTTTGGAAGGGAAGGTCGAAATTGTGCCCCCAGTCAATCCTGTTGATCCAACGAAACCGGTAAAACCTGTGAAACCAGGAAAACCGGGAACGCCGGGGCCGCTTAGCATTGACTATGCCTCGAGTATTCAGTTTGGCAAACATAAAATAGCCGATAAAGATGTCACTTTCTACGCTAATTTAGAGCAAGTCATCCAACTTGAAGATGGCAAGCAACTGGAAGTGCCGAACTATGTACAAGTGACGGATGATAGAGGCAATAACGGAGGTTGGCAACTCAATGTAAAACAAGCCAGCCAACTAAAGAATGGTAATCATGTTTTAGAAGGTGCTCAATTGACCCTTTTAAATACAAAGCTCGCTTCACCGTCCCATGGGAATGAACCGATTGTTAATAAAAATATCGAACTTAATCCAGTGAGCGGGGAATCCTCCCAAGTGATGTTTGCGAAGGCGGACCAAGGAACTGGAACATGGGTAAGTATGTTTGGTGGCGACGTAAATGAAGGGAAGAGTAGCATTAAGCTCACTGTTCCTGGAGAAACAAAGAAATATGAAGGCAATTACAGCACCACATTAATCTGGGAGTTATTAGATTCACCAATTTAA
- a CDS encoding DUF916 and DUF3324 domain-containing protein has product MKKSVLLMIVTSVIFGATFIHTEIVQAVKTNFSVSAIIPDNQIDKSKTYFDLRVEPGQVQVLEVLLSNGRDDPLTVETSARTATTNNKGLVDYDNTAIKKDETLRYPFSEMAELPKEVTIPARQSKTLKVKVTTPSKPFSGVILGGIHISEKDTQIKRDYIVGVIISENSAEVKADMKLNGIKLAQDNHRNVLKVNLQNPKPMILPNLAVDAHVYREGSEKLLYETKEYGLRMAPNSNFDFSINWNNQRFQPGKYRLKMVMASDNRSWKWEEPFEITSEVATKLNDTATLTESNDTIWYIIGVSVVILLGIVYVWRRHSRED; this is encoded by the coding sequence ATGAAAAAAAGTGTGCTACTAATGATAGTTACTAGTGTGATATTTGGAGCTACTTTTATACATACGGAAATAGTGCAGGCGGTAAAAACGAATTTCTCCGTGTCGGCAATTATTCCTGATAACCAGATTGATAAGTCAAAAACGTATTTTGATTTACGGGTGGAACCAGGGCAGGTGCAGGTACTTGAAGTTTTGCTGTCAAATGGGCGGGACGATCCGCTAACGGTAGAAACGAGCGCGCGCACGGCGACAACGAATAATAAAGGCTTGGTTGATTATGATAATACCGCGATAAAAAAGGATGAGACATTGAGATATCCCTTCTCGGAAATGGCAGAGCTTCCGAAAGAAGTAACGATTCCAGCCAGGCAAAGCAAGACGTTGAAAGTGAAAGTAACGACGCCTAGCAAGCCATTTAGTGGTGTGATTCTAGGTGGAATTCATATTTCTGAAAAGGATACTCAAATAAAGCGTGATTATATCGTAGGTGTGATTATTTCTGAGAACAGCGCGGAAGTGAAAGCGGATATGAAATTGAATGGGATCAAACTGGCCCAGGATAACCATCGCAACGTGTTGAAAGTCAATTTACAGAATCCGAAACCGATGATTTTACCAAATTTAGCAGTGGATGCGCACGTGTACCGAGAAGGTAGCGAAAAGTTACTTTATGAGACGAAAGAGTATGGATTACGCATGGCGCCGAATTCTAACTTTGATTTCAGTATTAATTGGAATAATCAGAGGTTCCAGCCAGGGAAATATCGCTTGAAGATGGTGATGGCATCGGATAATCGAAGTTGGAAATGGGAGGAACCTTTTGAGATAACAAGCGAGGTAGCAACGAAATTGAACGATACTGCAACGTTAACTGAGTCGAATGATACGATATGGTATATTATTGGGGTGAGCGTGGTTATCTTGCTAGGAATAGTGTATGTATGGCGGCGGCATTCGCGGGAAGATTAA
- the ahpF gene encoding alkyl hydroperoxide reductase subunit F, translated as MALDKEIKDQLAGYLDLLEQNIVLKVSVATDENSQKLLEFVTEIADMSPKIRLERGSLPRTPSFSVEREDTDFGIVFAGIPLGHEFTSLILALLQVSGRPPKISDEVAAQIKKINAPHHFESYVSLTCHNCPDIVQALNIMSVLNPNISHTMIEGSMFKEEVEAKNIMAVPTIFENGSLFGSGRMTIEQILTNIIGEADASEFEDKEPFDVLVIGGGPAGASAAIYAARKGIRTGIVADTFGGQVLETLSIENVIGTKYTEGPKLIAQIEEHVNEYGVDVMKQVRAKSIQKNENVEVTLENGAILTTKTAIISTGARWRNVGVPGEQEFKNKGVAYCPHCDGPLFEGKNVAVVGGGNSGIEAAIDLAGTVKHVTVLEFMPELKADEVLQKRLYSLPNVTVLKNVQTKEITGQDKVDGITYVNRETSEEVHVDVEGVFILIGLAPNTEWLGDDIERNKMGEIITNKHGETSVPGVFAAGDCTDSAYKQIIISMGSGATAALGAFDYMIRN; from the coding sequence ATGGCATTAGATAAAGAAATCAAAGACCAACTCGCGGGCTATCTGGATTTACTGGAACAAAATATTGTTTTAAAAGTAAGCGTCGCAACAGATGAAAACTCGCAAAAATTACTCGAATTCGTCACAGAAATCGCGGATATGTCTCCAAAAATCCGTTTAGAACGCGGCTCACTTCCAAGAACACCAAGCTTTAGTGTCGAACGTGAAGATACCGACTTTGGAATTGTATTCGCCGGGATTCCGCTTGGACATGAATTTACTTCACTTATCTTAGCATTACTACAAGTAAGTGGCCGTCCACCGAAAATCAGTGATGAAGTCGCAGCCCAAATTAAAAAAATCAACGCGCCACATCATTTTGAATCTTACGTAAGTTTGACGTGCCACAACTGCCCTGATATCGTACAGGCGCTCAATATCATGAGTGTACTGAACCCGAATATCTCACATACAATGATCGAAGGCAGCATGTTTAAAGAGGAAGTAGAAGCTAAAAATATCATGGCTGTACCGACTATTTTTGAGAATGGCTCCCTATTTGGGAGTGGCCGCATGACTATCGAGCAAATCCTCACAAACATCATAGGCGAAGCAGATGCCTCTGAATTTGAAGATAAAGAACCGTTCGACGTCCTCGTTATTGGTGGCGGTCCAGCAGGTGCCAGTGCCGCGATTTATGCCGCGCGTAAAGGGATTCGAACTGGAATCGTAGCCGATACATTCGGTGGTCAAGTTTTAGAAACGTTAAGCATCGAGAACGTGATCGGCACAAAATATACAGAAGGTCCAAAACTGATTGCGCAGATTGAAGAACACGTGAACGAATACGGCGTTGATGTGATGAAACAAGTACGCGCCAAAAGCATTCAGAAGAATGAAAACGTGGAAGTAACGCTCGAAAATGGCGCTATTTTAACGACTAAAACAGCAATTATCTCGACTGGTGCAAGATGGCGTAACGTTGGCGTTCCTGGTGAACAGGAGTTCAAAAATAAAGGCGTTGCATATTGTCCACATTGTGATGGTCCACTTTTTGAAGGGAAGAATGTCGCTGTTGTCGGCGGTGGAAACTCTGGCATTGAGGCGGCGATCGATCTCGCTGGTACCGTGAAGCATGTCACTGTACTCGAATTTATGCCGGAATTAAAAGCCGACGAAGTTTTGCAGAAACGTCTTTATTCCTTACCAAATGTCACTGTTTTGAAAAACGTACAAACGAAGGAAATTACAGGACAGGATAAAGTCGATGGCATCACATATGTGAACCGCGAAACAAGCGAAGAAGTCCATGTGGATGTAGAGGGAGTCTTCATCTTGATTGGCCTCGCGCCGAACACGGAATGGCTTGGAGACGATATCGAGCGTAATAAAATGGGCGAGATTATAACGAACAAACACGGCGAGACAAGCGTTCCCGGTGTATTCGCAGCTGGGGATTGCACAGACAGCGCCTATAAACAAATCATTATTTCGATGGGCTCTGGCGCTACCGCAGCACTCGGCGCATTTGATTACATGATTCGTAACTAG
- a CDS encoding WxL domain-containing protein, giving the protein MNKLGKLALAGIVVLGGTLTYTAPTLAAEVGSTTSKGDITFKQDDGTTPTTPTDPTDPGKPVTPTDPDKPTPTTGPLRIDYISNVHFGEQVISGSDTTYKAKYDEVLTSDGVTKKYVPSYVQVTDNRGSNAGWKLQVSNDQFVAGANELTGAVLSFKDARLNSTNTARPANFAAVTLSGNSVNQDVINAPEDTGMGVWTNTFGTVTGQDADSENDSVTLAIPGETKKVASSKYVSTLTWTLTDTPD; this is encoded by the coding sequence ATGAATAAATTAGGGAAATTAGCATTAGCAGGGATTGTAGTACTTGGGGGAACACTTACTTACACGGCACCAACACTGGCAGCAGAAGTAGGATCGACAACTTCAAAAGGGGACATTACGTTCAAGCAAGATGATGGAACAACGCCAACAACACCAACCGATCCGACAGATCCAGGTAAACCGGTAACACCGACCGATCCAGATAAACCAACACCAACAACAGGTCCACTACGTATTGATTACATTTCGAATGTTCATTTTGGTGAACAAGTAATCTCAGGTAGCGATACGACCTACAAAGCAAAATATGATGAAGTTTTAACAAGCGATGGCGTTACGAAGAAATATGTCCCATCGTACGTACAAGTGACAGATAACCGCGGTTCAAACGCAGGTTGGAAATTACAAGTGAGCAACGACCAATTTGTAGCAGGCGCGAACGAATTAACAGGTGCAGTCCTGTCATTTAAAGACGCAAGATTGAACTCGACAAATACAGCAAGACCAGCTAATTTCGCAGCCGTAACCCTATCTGGCAATAGCGTAAACCAAGATGTGATCAACGCACCAGAAGACACAGGGATGGGCGTATGGACAAACACATTCGGAACAGTAACAGGCCAAGATGCAGACTCTGAAAATGATAGCGTAACACTAGCAATCCCAGGAGAAACGAAGAAAGTAGCAAGCAGCAAATACGTGTCGACATTGACATGGACGTTGACAGATACACCGGACTAA
- the ahpC gene encoding alkyl hydroperoxide reductase subunit C, which yields MSLIGKEIEEFNAKAFHQGEFIDVSSENFKGKWSVVCFYPADFTFVCPTELEDLQDQYKTLQDLDVEVYSVSTDTHFTHKAWHDSSDAIGKIEYIMIGDPTHKISRIFDVLDEEEGLANRGTFIIDPNGVVQTIEINADGIGRDASTLVDKIRAAQYVRNNPGEVCPAKWKEGADTLKPSLDLVGKI from the coding sequence ATGTCATTAATCGGTAAAGAAATAGAAGAGTTTAATGCAAAAGCTTTCCATCAAGGTGAATTTATTGATGTTTCATCGGAGAATTTTAAAGGAAAATGGAGCGTAGTTTGTTTTTATCCAGCTGATTTCACGTTCGTTTGTCCAACTGAATTAGAGGATTTACAAGACCAATATAAGACATTACAAGACCTAGACGTAGAAGTTTACTCTGTTTCTACAGACACGCACTTCACACATAAAGCATGGCACGATTCTTCCGACGCAATCGGCAAAATCGAATATATCATGATCGGCGACCCTACGCATAAAATCTCACGTATTTTCGACGTGTTGGACGAAGAAGAAGGTTTGGCAAATCGCGGAACATTTATCATCGATCCAAACGGCGTTGTCCAAACAATTGAAATTAACGCAGATGGTATTGGTCGCGACGCCAGTACTTTAGTTGATAAAATTCGCGCTGCACAATACGTACGAAACAATCCAGGCGAAGTTTGTCCCGCAAAATGGAAAGAAGGCGCAGATACACTGAAACCAAGCCTAGACCTAGTAGGTAAAATTTAA
- a CDS encoding LPXTG cell wall anchor domain-containing protein: MRKIMMLLVITAFGAFLFVNQPVLAASYESDVGLTFEGYEPTTNKPGDNTNSGGETPTPTDTNTPSGGTDTGQNNGTGALPETGDTASVSPIIFGAGFVLLGIYLLFRKAKRGRTHV; the protein is encoded by the coding sequence ATGCGAAAAATTATGATGCTTCTTGTCATTACAGCGTTTGGTGCTTTCCTATTTGTTAACCAACCTGTTCTGGCCGCAAGTTATGAGTCAGATGTCGGACTCACTTTTGAAGGATATGAACCGACTACCAACAAGCCAGGTGATAATACAAATAGTGGTGGTGAAACGCCTACTCCAACGGATACAAATACGCCATCAGGTGGCACAGATACGGGCCAAAATAACGGTACCGGTGCGTTGCCCGAAACAGGAGATACCGCTAGTGTGAGTCCAATTATTTTTGGTGCAGGATTTGTTCTTTTGGGAATCTATCTACTGTTTCGGAAGGCAAAAAGGGGGCGGACACATGTATAG
- a CDS encoding WxL domain-containing protein, with amino-acid sequence MKLLKVATLSTVMVASLSITGLTAFAADNDTSSDAKVLFQADDTGTTTPTDPTDPGKPVTPTDPVNPSTGPLRIDFASQINFGEQTISGAAKDYYALFTELQPIDDSGAPVGAKKYVPHYVQVTDNRGSNAGWNLTVSGTAFENSTGAELTGATLTLSDAKLSSSMAPTLTPGTVTPEVVVGTTPGILVSAEADKGMGTWVNSFGTVSGTSNTDTNKSVKLHVPAEAKKVAGETYTSTLTWTINDTP; translated from the coding sequence ATGAAACTTTTAAAAGTAGCAACTTTAAGCACGGTAATGGTAGCATCTCTATCCATCACAGGTCTAACTGCATTCGCCGCGGACAACGATACGTCATCTGATGCGAAGGTATTGTTCCAAGCGGATGATACTGGAACGACGACGCCAACCGACCCAACTGATCCGGGGAAACCAGTAACGCCAACTGATCCAGTAAATCCATCGACTGGACCATTGCGCATCGATTTTGCCTCTCAAATAAATTTTGGGGAACAAACGATTTCTGGGGCGGCGAAAGATTATTATGCATTATTCACAGAGCTACAACCAATCGATGATAGTGGTGCTCCCGTAGGCGCTAAAAAATATGTGCCACACTATGTACAAGTGACGGATAACCGAGGCTCCAATGCTGGGTGGAATTTAACGGTATCTGGAACTGCTTTTGAAAACAGTACAGGTGCAGAATTAACAGGTGCGACACTGACTTTGTCGGATGCTAAACTAAGCTCATCGATGGCCCCAACCTTAACGCCAGGAACTGTGACGCCAGAAGTAGTAGTGGGCACGACGCCAGGAATTCTTGTTAGCGCAGAAGCTGATAAAGGGATGGGAACTTGGGTAAATTCATTCGGAACTGTCTCAGGAACGAGTAACACAGATACAAATAAAAGCGTGAAATTACACGTGCCAGCGGAAGCTAAAAAAGTTGCTGGTGAAACGTATACCTCGACGCTAACATGGACAATCAACGATACGCCATGA
- a CDS encoding WxL domain-containing protein, with protein MKKGIQLACCITIVSIGTLGIAIQPSFAASTTSKGDIILERGTTIHKPVDPTLPGGGHEITPTDPDVNPPTPGPLSIDYISNIHFGKQKISGNDITYYADSDHIKINSTGVIKAVPNYIQITDDRGNNAGWKLTVKQDSPFKNGTHTLKGAILKFNNPKADSVKVGSLNKPRMKAITLDSTGANASEAISAAENQGMGTWVHLYGASAAIGKRSITLDVPGEVPKVEGLYKTTLTWTLGDVPD; from the coding sequence ATGAAAAAGGGCATCCAATTGGCCTGTTGCATAACTATTGTGTCAATCGGGACATTGGGAATAGCGATCCAGCCGAGTTTTGCGGCAAGTACCACGTCAAAGGGAGATATTATTTTAGAGCGTGGTACAACGATTCACAAACCAGTTGATCCGACGTTACCAGGTGGTGGGCATGAAATAACGCCAACCGATCCAGACGTCAACCCACCAACGCCAGGCCCGTTAAGTATTGACTACATTTCGAATATCCATTTTGGCAAGCAAAAAATAAGCGGAAATGATATCACGTATTATGCCGATAGCGATCATATTAAGATTAACTCTACTGGTGTAATAAAAGCCGTACCGAACTATATTCAGATCACAGATGATCGCGGAAATAACGCAGGTTGGAAATTAACAGTTAAGCAAGATAGCCCTTTTAAAAATGGAACGCATACTTTAAAAGGCGCGATTTTAAAATTTAACAATCCAAAAGCAGATAGCGTCAAAGTTGGCTCCCTAAACAAGCCGAGGATGAAAGCTATCACACTGGATTCCACTGGTGCAAACGCGTCCGAAGCTATTTCAGCAGCTGAAAACCAAGGCATGGGGACTTGGGTTCACCTGTACGGGGCGAGCGCAGCAATCGGAAAACGAAGTATAACACTTGATGTACCAGGTGAAGTACCGAAAGTAGAAGGACTGTATAAGACGACGCTGACTTGGACATTAGGGGATGTCCCAGATTAA